The genomic DNA CGAGACCGGCGGCGCGCGCCCGCTCGAAGAGTGCCCGCTCTCGCGGCAGGACCACGTCCCGGTAGAGGTCCCCCGCGACGAGGGTCACCGCGCCGTCGGCGATGCAGGCGCCGTCGACGAGCCCGCGCGCCGCGAGCCGCTCGAAGAGGGCGGCGGAGAGCCGCACGCCGAGGTCGCAGACCGCGGCGACGAAGCCGGGGTCCGAGATGCTCCTCTCCTGGAGCAGGTGCCAGTCGCAGAGGATCATCCCCCACGTGAAGGGGCCCCATGACGTGACGCAGAGGTGGCGCGCCGGCAGGCGCCGCCGCACCTGCGCGATCATCTCGACGAGGGCCAGCGCCGCCGGCGCCGCGTCGAGGTCGATGTCCACGAGCTCGCGCGCGTCCTCCGCCGACTGCACGAGCGGGAAGGAGAGCAGGGGGGCCTGCCCGTCGCCGAAGGCCAGCTCCCCGCCGATGGCCTCGGCCGGGAGCGTGTTCAGGCCAGAGCCGAGGAAGACGATGTCCGTGTCCAGCCCGCCCCAGAGGTCGGCGAGACGGTTGCCGAAGGCGGCCGGATCGTCCTTCAGGCCATCCGGCCGCAGCCCGCACCGGCGGTAGGACCAGAGCCCGCCGCCGAAGAGCGCCCGCGGCAGCCGGTCGGCGCGCCCGCCCCGCAGGACGTGGCGGATGCGCTCGCGGCCGGTCATCTAGCGCGGCAGCGTCAGGCGGGCGCCGCGGCGGCCGAAGCTGACGAAGAGCGCGAGCGCGACCACGGCAAGCGCGAGCGAGATCGCCTGCGTCGCAGAGAGCCAGGGGAGGACCGCCAGCTTCGCCTG from bacterium includes the following:
- a CDS encoding uroporphyrinogen decarboxylase family protein, with the translated sequence MTGRERIRHVLRGGRADRLPRALFGGGLWSYRRCGLRPDGLKDDPAAFGNRLADLWGGLDTDIVFLGSGLNTLPAEAIGGELAFGDGQAPLLSFPLVQSAEDARELVDIDLDAAPAALALVEMIAQVRRRLPARHLCVTSWGPFTWGMILCDWHLLQERSISDPGFVAAVCDLGVRLSAALFERLAARGLVDGACIADGAVTLVAGDLYRDVVLPRERALFERARAAGLDCFLHQCGKIATQIPLYPETGADCITLDAGVPIGEVHDLYGRRTTTAGNVDVIQCVRGGDEAAIREAVRACVAGVRTPLERYILMPSCDLPADTRIENVRAFLAAADQFGLSSAS